The Falco cherrug isolate bFalChe1 chromosome 6, bFalChe1.pri, whole genome shotgun sequence genome window below encodes:
- the MAS1 gene encoding proto-oncogene Mas: MDESNITFHPSEGTENISMHRNISTQERVWEILTPLWVIMIISFLGFCENGIVLWCLCFQIKRNPFTAYITHLSIADISLLLCTFVLSIEYIAGFGFAYGFYYYITTTLSIVFLLGYNTGLYLLTAISIERCLSIVYPIWYRCHRSQHQSAIVCAILWTLSFLMTVAEYLTCKDDSMKEQFDNGNHCQALLIFTWILTFMIFIPLMILSSLILVIRIHRNSLRPHSSKLYIIIVATVIVFLIFAMPMRLLYLLNYHHWSSLLSQQNHVTVVLSTVNSSINPLVYFFVGSSKKKRFKESLKVVLSRALADGLRPRSQEVGMSLDIAETIF; the protein is encoded by the coding sequence ATGGATGAGTCAAACATAACGTTTCATCCCAGCGAAGGCACAGAGAACATCTCAatgcacagaaacatttctacACAGGAAAGGGTCTGGGAGATATTGACCCCACTTTGGGTAATTATGATCATCTCCTTCCTGGGTTTTTGTGAAAATGGAATTGTCCTCTGGTGCCTCTGCTTCCAGATCAAAAGAAACCCATTCACTGCGTACATCACACACCTGTCCATTGCCGATATCTCCTTACTGCTTTGTACCTTTGTTCTGTCAATTGAGTACATTGCTGGGTTTGGATTCGCATATGGTTTTTACTATTATATAACCACCACACTATCTATTGTCTTCCTTCTTGGATATAATACTGGTCTCTATCTCCTGACAGCCATAAGTATTGAGAGGTGTCTGTCTATTGTTTACCCCATCTGGTACCGATGCCACCGGTCACAGCACCAATCGGCAATTGTCTGTGCAATTCTGTGGACTCTGTCTTTTCTAATGACGGTAGCCGAATACTTAACATGCAAAGATGATTCAATGAAGGAACAATTCGACAATGGCAACCATTGCCAAGCACTGCTCATCTTCACATGGATCCTGACTTTCATGATCTTCATTCCTCTAATGATTCTGTCCAGCCTGATCTTGGTTATCAGGATTCATCGTAACTCCCTGAGACCTCATTCATCAAAGCTCTACATCATCATTGTGGCCACAGTCATTGTCTTCCTCATCTTTGCCATGCCTATGAGGCTGTTGTATCTTCTGAATTACCACCACTGGTCGTCTTTGCTCAGCCAGCAGAACCATGTCACCGTTGTTCTCTCCACAGTTAACAGTAGCATCAACCCCCTTGTTTACTTCTTCGTAGGAAGCAGCAAGAAGAAGAGGTTCAAGGAGAGCCTCAAAGTGGTTCTTAGTAGAGCACTTGCTGATGGGTTGCGGCCGAGAAGCCAGGAAGTTGGCATGAGTTTGGATATAGCTGAAACAATTTTCTAA